A portion of the Rhodopseudomonas sp. BAL398 genome contains these proteins:
- a CDS encoding carotenoid oxygenase family protein — MLHVMGIPDAISNLAPIPMECDAPHLVVRGELPRDLNGTLYRNGANPQFATPDAHWFFGDGMLHAFRLANGRASYRNRWIRTPKWIAEHEAGRPLYGSFNRRLADAPSTAPVDGGVANTNIVFHAGKLLALEEAHLPTEIEPGSLATRGYCDFGQAISGPFTAHPKIDPATGEMLFFGYNAKGPMTRAMSFGSVDVSGKVTRFERFKAPYASMVHDFAVTERHILFPILPLTGSIWRALRGKPPYAWDPAKGSYVGVMKRGGRAGDIQWFRGEACFVFHVMNAWDDGDWVFADVMQSEAAPLFPHPDGRRTDPEKSRARLCRWGFNLAGNSDHFTRTYLDEISGEFPRIDERRAGLRSGHGWYACADPSLPLGALCGLVHVDGAGARRAQYQLPRGDTVGEPVFVPRHKDAAEGDGWLLAVIWRGSENRSDLAVFEASDIAAGPVALVQLGHRMPNGFHGNWVPDA, encoded by the coding sequence ATGCTGCACGTGATGGGAATTCCGGATGCGATCAGCAATCTGGCGCCGATTCCGATGGAGTGCGACGCGCCGCATCTGGTGGTCCGCGGCGAGCTGCCGCGCGACCTCAACGGCACGCTGTATCGCAACGGCGCCAATCCGCAATTCGCCACGCCCGACGCGCATTGGTTCTTCGGCGACGGCATGCTGCACGCGTTCCGGCTCGCCAATGGCCGCGCCAGCTATCGCAACCGCTGGATCCGCACCCCGAAATGGATCGCCGAGCACGAAGCCGGCCGGCCGCTCTATGGCAGTTTCAATCGCCGGCTGGCGGACGCGCCGTCGACCGCACCGGTCGATGGCGGCGTCGCCAATACCAATATCGTGTTTCACGCCGGCAAACTGCTGGCGCTGGAAGAGGCCCATTTGCCGACCGAGATTGAGCCAGGGAGTCTCGCGACGCGCGGCTATTGCGATTTTGGCCAGGCCATTTCCGGCCCGTTCACCGCGCATCCCAAGATCGATCCGGCGACCGGCGAGATGCTGTTCTTCGGTTACAACGCCAAGGGGCCGATGACGCGGGCGATGTCCTTTGGCAGCGTCGATGTATCCGGCAAGGTGACCCGGTTCGAGCGCTTCAAGGCACCCTATGCCAGCATGGTGCACGACTTCGCCGTCACCGAGCGGCACATCCTGTTTCCGATCCTGCCGCTGACCGGCAGCATCTGGCGGGCCTTGCGCGGCAAGCCGCCTTACGCGTGGGATCCGGCCAAGGGCTCCTATGTGGGGGTGATGAAGCGCGGCGGCCGGGCCGGTGATATCCAGTGGTTTCGCGGCGAAGCCTGTTTCGTGTTTCACGTCATGAACGCCTGGGACGACGGCGATTGGGTCTTCGCCGACGTGATGCAGTCCGAGGCGGCGCCGCTGTTTCCGCATCCCGACGGACGACGTACCGACCCGGAGAAATCCCGCGCCCGGCTGTGCCGCTGGGGCTTCAATCTCGCCGGCAATTCCGATCACTTCACCCGGACCTATCTGGACGAAATCAGCGGCGAATTTCCGCGCATCGACGAGCGCCGCGCCGGCCTGCGCAGCGGCCACGGCTGGTACGCCTGCGCCGATCCATCATTGCCGCTTGGGGCGTTGTGCGGTCTGGTCCATGTCGACGGCGCCGGCGCCCGGCGCGCGCAATATCAGCTGCCGCGCGGCGACACCGTCGGCGAACCGGTGTTCGTCCCGCGCCATAAGGATGCCGCCGAGGGCGACGGCTGGCTGCTGGCGGTGATCTGGCGCGGC
- a CDS encoding DUF2201 family putative metallopeptidase, translating into MLDTTALYSHRGTRAIQRMVEYAPSTGGLALWVRHQDLAADAEAPVVMTDGHTVFYGAAFEALPLPEQVGVVAHEVLHIALRHPQRFVDLQRVLGDVDLQLFNICADAIVNSTLAHLSWLTLPSGSVFLEQILAKALQRKQDAEVALLEWDVERLYRSIDDRRMQQQSSKQQSGNKSDSGGKASNPGAGGQDQPESAGEQQRADARDDGPKSAKVRDLGKDGAIDLVPSPEAQGAPEAEAEQAREWSERLMRGHAGDGAFSMLRALIADLPQSRTPWSHVLRVQLARGLARKPSISWSRPTRSYIANQGRSGNHRMPFEPGTSPTKISPRLALIIDVSGSIDDNLMERFAVEIESITRRQEAGLVLIIGDERVRKVEIFEPGDPIDLGAMAFSGGGGTDFTPLLAEAERHHPDICVVLTDLEGPANVRPRWPVIWAVPDISSAAVPPFGRKLTIN; encoded by the coding sequence ATGCTTGATACCACCGCGCTGTATAGCCATCGCGGGACCCGCGCGATCCAGCGCATGGTGGAATATGCGCCCTCCACCGGCGGGCTGGCGCTGTGGGTCCGGCACCAGGATCTGGCCGCCGACGCCGAGGCGCCGGTGGTGATGACCGACGGCCATACGGTGTTTTACGGCGCGGCGTTCGAGGCCCTGCCGCTGCCCGAGCAGGTCGGCGTGGTGGCGCATGAGGTGTTGCACATCGCGCTGCGCCATCCGCAGCGCTTCGTCGATCTGCAGCGCGTGCTCGGCGACGTCGACCTGCAACTGTTCAACATCTGCGCCGACGCCATCGTCAACTCGACCCTGGCGCATCTGAGCTGGCTGACGCTGCCGTCGGGTTCGGTGTTTCTCGAACAGATCCTCGCCAAGGCGCTGCAGCGCAAGCAGGACGCCGAGGTGGCGTTGCTGGAATGGGACGTCGAGCGGCTGTATCGCAGCATCGACGATCGCCGGATGCAGCAGCAAAGCAGCAAGCAGCAAAGCGGCAACAAATCGGATTCAGGCGGCAAGGCCAGCAATCCGGGCGCCGGCGGCCAGGATCAGCCGGAATCGGCCGGCGAGCAGCAGCGCGCCGACGCCCGTGACGACGGGCCGAAATCCGCCAAGGTACGCGACCTCGGCAAGGACGGTGCGATCGATCTGGTGCCCAGCCCGGAAGCGCAGGGCGCGCCGGAAGCCGAGGCCGAACAGGCCCGCGAATGGAGCGAACGGCTGATGCGCGGCCACGCCGGCGACGGCGCGTTCTCGATGCTGCGGGCGCTGATCGCCGATCTGCCGCAAAGCCGCACGCCATGGAGCCATGTGTTGCGGGTGCAGCTGGCGCGGGGCCTGGCGCGCAAGCCGTCGATCTCCTGGTCGCGGCCGACCCGCTCCTACATCGCCAATCAGGGACGCAGCGGCAACCATCGGATGCCGTTCGAGCCCGGCACCAGCCCGACCAAGATCTCGCCGCGGCTGGCGCTGATCATCGACGTCTCCGGCTCGATCGACGACAATCTGATGGAGCGCTTCGCCGTCGAGATCGAATCGATCACACGGCGTCAGGAGGCCGGCCTGGTGCTGATCATCGGCGACGAGCGGGTGCGCAAGGTCGAGATCTTCGAGCCCGGCGACCCGATCGACCTTGGCGCGATGGCGTTTTCCGGCGGCGGCGGCACCGATTTCACGCCGTTGCTGGCGGAGGCCGAGCGGCACCATCCGGACATCTGCGTGGTGCTGACCGACCTCGAAGGCCCGGCGAATGTCCGCCCGCGCTGGCCGGTGATCTGGGCCGTTCCCGATATTAGTTCGGCGGCGGTGCCGCCATTCGGGCGCAAGCTGACAATCAATTGA